In Thiovibrio frasassiensis, one DNA window encodes the following:
- a CDS encoding CdaR family protein has product MEKLVKQIIRRIPTPNFLNWPNNWGLKLISLIFALLLWYFVVGEDKVDTTVYIPVEIVNLPREMVIANQFKKQLEATVSGPRGLISGINRQRISRTINLAKATPGTIVIRNEPETIQFPRGVTVSRIQPTHITLLIDELVEKELPVQARTTGSPANGHELGGVVLEPSIIKVSGPKAVLGREKLLIAKPIDISGLKASKTFQVPLELRPALLELMGETVVTANVVIKEKTMEKTISDITVHLVGTDTERKVTFEPHTISVRALLPLSSKGNQAEFIEASISTDGLPIGVHRLPVKITAPEQIKIIEAVPPSVTVRIGRIPGK; this is encoded by the coding sequence ATGGAAAAACTGGTTAAACAAATAATCCGGCGCATCCCCACCCCCAATTTTCTCAATTGGCCGAACAATTGGGGATTGAAGCTCATTTCCCTGATCTTCGCCCTCCTCCTCTGGTATTTCGTGGTGGGCGAGGACAAGGTTGATACCACGGTGTACATTCCGGTGGAGATTGTCAATCTGCCGCGGGAAATGGTTATCGCCAATCAGTTCAAAAAACAGCTGGAGGCCACAGTCAGCGGCCCACGCGGCTTGATCAGCGGCATCAACCGCCAGCGGATTTCAAGAACCATCAACCTTGCCAAGGCGACCCCCGGCACCATTGTCATTCGCAACGAACCCGAGACGATCCAGTTTCCACGGGGCGTTACCGTTTCGCGCATCCAACCAACCCACATTACCCTGCTCATCGACGAGTTGGTCGAAAAGGAGTTGCCGGTCCAGGCCAGAACGACCGGCTCCCCCGCCAATGGTCACGAACTGGGCGGAGTGGTCTTGGAGCCCTCGATCATCAAGGTTTCCGGCCCCAAAGCCGTTCTCGGTCGCGAAAAACTGCTGATTGCTAAACCCATCGACATCAGCGGGCTGAAAGCATCGAAAACCTTCCAGGTCCCGCTGGAACTCCGGCCGGCCCTCCTGGAACTCATGGGTGAGACCGTGGTCACCGCCAATGTGGTGATCAAAGAAAAAACCATGGAAAAGACCATCTCCGATATCACTGTCCACCTTGTCGGCACGGATACCGAGAGAAAAGTGACCTTCGAGCCACACACCATCAGCGTCCGCGCCCTACTGCCCTTGAGCAGTAAAGGGAATCAGGCCGAATTCATCGAGGCCAGTATCTCAACGGACGGGCTGCCGATCGGGGTCCACAGACTCCCGGTGAAAATCACGGCGCCGGAGCAGATAAAAATCATCGAAGCCGTCCCGCCCTCCGTCACCGTCAGGATTGGCAGGATCCCCGGCAAATGA
- the glmM gene encoding phosphoglucosamine mutase, which produces MRKLFGTDGVRGVANTYPMTTEIAMQIGRALALLVKDMRRGHRIVIGKDTRLSCYMIENALAAGICSMGVDVLLVGPLPTPGIAFITTSMRADAGVVISASHNPFQDNGIKIFARNGFKLHDDLELEIEDLIFSQKMSALHPVAEEVGRATRIDDAKGRYIVFLKNTFPREYTLDAFHIVLDCANGATYGVAPHVFEELGATVTTLSAEPDGTNINRDCGALHPEHMAAKVRELGADIGIALDGDGDRLIVSDEHGNIVDGDHIMAICAADLMSRKKLKKKTLVATVMSNLGLEVAMQRMGGTMIRTQVGDRYVVEEMRKSGYNFGGEQSGHLVFMEHNTTGDGILAALQLLAVMIKKHKPLSELASVMESFPQVLKNVRTAEKINTNTIAGFNKKLKSLEKKLGADGRILVRPSGTEPVIRVMVEGKDAKLINAMADELCEMIRKADTAEA; this is translated from the coding sequence ATGAGAAAGTTGTTCGGCACCGATGGGGTCCGGGGGGTGGCGAACACCTATCCCATGACCACCGAAATCGCCATGCAGATCGGGCGGGCCCTCGCCCTTCTCGTTAAGGACATGCGCCGCGGCCACCGGATCGTCATCGGCAAGGACACCCGTCTTTCCTGCTACATGATCGAAAACGCCCTGGCCGCAGGAATCTGCTCCATGGGAGTGGACGTTCTCCTGGTCGGGCCGCTGCCCACGCCGGGCATTGCCTTCATCACCACCAGCATGCGGGCCGACGCCGGGGTGGTCATCTCCGCTTCCCATAACCCCTTCCAGGACAACGGCATCAAGATCTTCGCCCGCAACGGCTTCAAGCTCCATGACGACCTGGAGCTGGAGATCGAGGACCTGATCTTCTCCCAGAAAATGTCGGCCCTGCACCCGGTGGCCGAGGAAGTCGGCCGCGCCACCAGGATTGATGACGCCAAGGGCCGCTACATCGTTTTCTTGAAAAACACCTTCCCCCGGGAATACACTCTGGACGCCTTTCACATCGTGCTCGACTGTGCCAACGGTGCCACCTACGGAGTTGCCCCCCATGTTTTTGAAGAGCTGGGCGCCACCGTCACCACCCTTTCGGCGGAACCGGACGGCACCAACATCAACCGCGATTGCGGCGCCCTGCACCCGGAACACATGGCCGCCAAGGTCCGGGAACTCGGAGCGGATATCGGCATCGCTCTGGACGGCGACGGCGACCGGCTCATCGTCTCCGACGAGCATGGCAACATCGTTGACGGCGACCATATCATGGCCATCTGCGCCGCCGACCTGATGAGCCGCAAGAAACTGAAGAAAAAAACCTTGGTTGCCACGGTGATGAGCAACCTCGGGTTGGAGGTTGCCATGCAGCGCATGGGCGGCACCATGATCCGCACCCAGGTCGGGGACCGGTACGTGGTGGAAGAGATGCGTAAATCCGGCTATAATTTCGGCGGCGAACAGTCGGGCCATCTGGTGTTCATGGAGCACAACACCACCGGCGACGGCATCCTCGCCGCATTGCAATTGCTGGCAGTAATGATCAAAAAACACAAACCCCTGTCGGAACTGGCCTCCGTCATGGAAAGCTTTCCCCAGGTGCTCAAGAATGTCCGCACCGCCGAAAAAATCAACACCAACACCATTGCCGGCTTCAATAAAAAGCTCAAGAGCCTGGAAAAAAAATTGGGCGCGGATGGGCGGATTCTCGTGCGTCCCTCCGGAACCGAACCGGTTATCCGGGTCATGGTGGAGGGCAAGGACGCCAAACTGATCAACGCCATGGCCGATGAACTCTGCGAGATGATCCGCAAGGCTGATACGGCCGAAGCCTAA
- a CDS encoding TlyA family RNA methyltransferase — translation MKSRLDQLVLQHGLAPTLTKAQALIAAGQVLVNDQPADKAGSLFAADSRLRLRGKPCPYVSRGGLKLAAGLKHFHLAPAGLICADVGASTGGFTDCLLQHGAAKVYAIDVGYGQLAWKLRQDPRVVVMERTNARNLHPGDLAEPLDLAVIDASFISLKTLLPPLLVLFCKTIRVLALIKPQFEVGRGQLGTGGVVRDSDLHDQVIAEIENFAGELGLVPQGVCPSPILGPKGNREFLIYLVSETE, via the coding sequence ATGAAGAGCCGACTCGACCAGCTTGTTCTGCAGCACGGACTCGCCCCCACCCTCACAAAGGCCCAGGCCCTCATTGCCGCGGGCCAGGTGCTGGTGAACGACCAACCGGCCGACAAGGCCGGCTCACTTTTTGCCGCAGACAGCCGGCTCCGGCTGAGGGGAAAACCCTGCCCCTATGTGAGTCGGGGGGGGCTCAAACTGGCAGCGGGGCTAAAGCATTTCCACCTCGCCCCCGCCGGCTTGATCTGTGCCGATGTCGGCGCCTCCACCGGCGGCTTCACCGATTGTCTCTTGCAGCACGGAGCCGCCAAGGTCTATGCGATTGATGTGGGCTATGGCCAGTTGGCCTGGAAACTGCGGCAGGATCCGCGGGTAGTGGTCATGGAACGAACCAACGCCAGAAACCTGCACCCCGGCGACCTTGCAGAGCCCCTCGATCTGGCGGTAATCGACGCTTCCTTTATCTCGCTTAAAACGCTTCTGCCGCCGCTGCTTGTCCTTTTCTGCAAAACCATCCGAGTTCTGGCCCTGATCAAACCGCAGTTCGAAGTCGGGAGAGGCCAGCTCGGCACCGGCGGAGTTGTCCGCGACAGCGACCTGCACGACCAGGTGATTGCAGAAATCGAAAATTTTGCCGGAGAGCTCGGTCTCGTCCCGCAAGGCGTCTGTCCCTCCCCGATCCTTGGCCCCAAGGGCAACCGGGAATTTTTGATCTACCTTGTTTCCGAAACAGAGTAA
- a CDS encoding chemotaxis protein CheW encodes MGISAMKSTLATLIPDPGVYGHDSLRITEILGMMTATALPIADATVMGIINFRGRTVPVIDLRVNPLRGLNGFAEQICILSAESMHQTQPLIFGALVDSEADAYDLIVGSTH; translated from the coding sequence ATGGGAATATCAGCAATGAAATCCACGCTGGCAACGCTCATTCCTGACCCGGGAGTATACGGGCACGACTCGTTACGGATCACCGAGATCCTCGGCATGATGACGGCAACCGCCCTTCCCATTGCCGACGCCACGGTTATGGGCATCATCAATTTCCGAGGCAGAACTGTGCCGGTCATTGATTTACGGGTGAACCCCCTCCGCGGCCTCAACGGCTTTGCCGAACAAATCTGCATCCTTTCGGCGGAAAGCATGCATCAGACTCAGCCGCTCATCTTCGGCGCCCTGGTGGATTCGGAAGCGGACGCATATGATTTGATTGTCGGCAGCACCCACTGA
- a CDS encoding SH3 domain-containing protein: protein MTKIRFLFRLSLLSILIGATSCLLASTAMAEEYVSVVKDGVNIRSGPDTTKEILWTVFKGFPLQVTDQQGNWSKVVDYEGDTGWIASSLLAKEKTLIVKVETANLRVGAGIDYELVASAKHGVVFKPLETEGDWVKVKHADGTTGWVASRLLWPN from the coding sequence ATGACAAAAATACGTTTCCTTTTCCGGTTGTCCCTGCTTTCCATCCTGATCGGCGCCACCAGCTGCCTGCTTGCTTCCACCGCCATGGCAGAAGAATACGTCAGTGTCGTAAAAGACGGGGTCAATATCCGCTCCGGCCCCGATACCACGAAAGAAATCCTCTGGACGGTATTCAAGGGTTTTCCGCTGCAGGTCACCGATCAGCAGGGAAACTGGTCCAAGGTGGTGGATTACGAAGGAGACACGGGCTGGATTGCCTCCTCTCTGCTGGCAAAGGAAAAAACCCTCATTGTCAAGGTGGAGACCGCCAATCTGCGCGTTGGCGCAGGAATAGACTACGAGCTCGTAGCCTCAGCCAAACACGGCGTGGTCTTCAAGCCCCTGGAGACCGAAGGCGACTGGGTTAAGGTCAAGCATGCAGACGGGACCACCGGCTGGGTTGCGAGCAGACTACTCTGGCCAAACTGA
- a CDS encoding hybrid sensor histidine kinase/response regulator, translating to MASKGKILVVDDEPMVLKLLTMQVERHGYTATGATNSSDALALLAKSPFHLLITDIMMPDMDGLVLMQRALALQPDLECIVVSGQADLAIAVEAMKMGAINYIQKPITMMELEVSLAKGMERLALLKNLKKSQEELSRHREHLELLVAKRTAELARINKQLEADIKARKKAEKEAERRRQQLIEADKMVSLGILVAGVAHEINNPNNFITMNAPILHRAWDDFLPILEEHYQEHGDFPVAGIPFSEMREHIPELFSGILDGSERIRKIVFNLRDYARQGVSDMDQDIDLNTALRAALVLLANPLKKATDHLTVHYGDGLPPVRGNFQRAEQVIINLLQNAYQSLASPDKHLTVCTGQDPKSDTIFVEIADQGAGISQKNLKRILDPFFTTKRDGGGSGLGLSISAGIMEEHGGRLEFHSQSGKGTIARAVFPIPSRS from the coding sequence ATGGCAAGCAAAGGAAAGATACTTGTTGTTGACGATGAGCCCATGGTCCTCAAACTGCTCACCATGCAGGTCGAGCGCCACGGCTATACGGCAACCGGCGCGACCAACAGCTCGGACGCCCTCGCCCTTCTTGCAAAAAGCCCTTTTCATCTCCTGATCACCGATATCATGATGCCGGACATGGATGGCCTTGTCCTTATGCAGCGGGCCTTGGCTCTCCAGCCCGACCTTGAATGCATCGTGGTTTCCGGGCAGGCGGATCTTGCCATTGCCGTGGAAGCCATGAAGATGGGGGCGATCAACTATATCCAAAAGCCAATCACCATGATGGAGCTGGAAGTTTCCTTGGCCAAGGGGATGGAACGGTTGGCGCTGCTGAAAAACCTCAAAAAGAGCCAAGAGGAACTCAGTCGGCACCGGGAGCATCTCGAACTATTGGTTGCCAAGCGGACAGCGGAACTCGCCCGCATCAACAAACAGCTCGAGGCGGATATCAAGGCACGGAAAAAAGCGGAAAAAGAGGCGGAACGCCGGCGACAACAGCTCATCGAAGCCGACAAGATGGTCTCCCTTGGAATCCTGGTCGCCGGGGTAGCCCATGAAATCAACAACCCGAACAATTTCATCACCATGAACGCCCCCATCCTCCACCGCGCCTGGGACGATTTCCTCCCCATCCTGGAAGAGCATTACCAGGAACACGGCGATTTTCCCGTAGCCGGCATCCCCTTTTCCGAGATGCGCGAGCATATCCCCGAGCTTTTTTCCGGCATTCTCGACGGCTCGGAACGCATCCGCAAAATCGTCTTTAATCTGCGGGATTACGCACGGCAAGGCGTCTCCGACATGGACCAGGACATTGACCTGAATACCGCCCTCCGCGCCGCCTTGGTCCTGCTTGCCAACCCGCTCAAAAAAGCGACCGATCATCTCACCGTCCACTACGGCGATGGATTGCCGCCGGTGCGGGGCAATTTTCAGCGGGCCGAACAGGTCATCATCAACCTGTTACAAAACGCCTACCAATCCCTCGCTTCCCCGGACAAGCATCTGACAGTCTGCACCGGCCAGGATCCTAAATCCGACACGATTTTCGTGGAAATTGCAGACCAAGGGGCCGGGATTTCCCAAAAAAATCTCAAACGCATCCTGGACCCGTTTTTTACCACCAAGCGCGATGGCGGCGGCAGTGGGCTCGGCCTTTCTATTTCGGCGGGAATCATGGAAGAACATGGGGGACGGCTTGAATTCCACTCACAGTCCGGCAAGGGCACCATTGCCAGAGCGGTCTTCCCCATACCCTCCCGCTCCTAA
- a CDS encoding sigma-54-dependent transcriptional regulator produces MKAPPPYPLHPVLLVDDEPHTLASFDIALRSHGINNTIRCQESREVAAILEHQPVEIILLDLMMPHVSGHDILKDVSQRFPDLPVIIVTGVNEVETAVHCMQQGAFDYVLKPVEIERLLPSIRRALEVRQLRRENSRLASSFFQKDPAHPEVFSKIITGNETMKALFRYCEAIAEGRQPVLITGETGVGKESIARAVHDLSGRPGEYVAVNVAGLDEQIFADTLFGHARGAFTGADRSRSGLVEKAAGGSLFLDEIGDLSEPSQVKLLRFLEEREYYPLGSDQVHRSDARVLVATHHDLEQQHKKGLFRTDLFYRLRTHRIQVPPLRERKDDLPALLDFFLAQAAAEFKKQIPRYPDTLIPLLAGYDFPGNVRELRALAFDAVSHQRGATLSTAFFLKELGTASPPESIHPSQTMGGPQKSWAAGLDTLPTLKEADQTLIAEALRRSSNNQRGAALLLGITPQALNQRLKRRP; encoded by the coding sequence ATGAAAGCTCCCCCGCCATATCCGCTTCACCCGGTTCTCCTGGTTGACGACGAACCCCATACCCTTGCCAGCTTTGATATCGCCCTTCGCTCCCACGGCATAAACAACACCATCCGTTGCCAGGAGAGCCGTGAGGTTGCGGCCATTCTTGAGCATCAGCCCGTGGAAATCATCCTTCTCGATCTGATGATGCCCCATGTTTCCGGCCATGACATCCTCAAGGATGTCAGCCAACGCTTCCCGGACCTGCCGGTCATCATCGTCACCGGGGTCAACGAGGTGGAAACCGCGGTCCACTGCATGCAGCAGGGGGCTTTTGACTACGTGCTCAAGCCGGTGGAAATCGAACGCCTCCTGCCCAGCATCAGACGGGCCCTTGAAGTCAGACAGCTTCGCAGGGAAAACTCCCGGCTCGCCAGCAGTTTTTTCCAAAAAGATCCCGCCCATCCGGAGGTGTTTTCCAAAATCATCACGGGCAACGAGACGATGAAAGCCCTGTTCCGATACTGCGAAGCCATTGCCGAAGGACGGCAGCCGGTGCTGATCACCGGAGAGACCGGGGTGGGCAAGGAGAGCATCGCCAGGGCCGTCCATGATCTGAGCGGCAGGCCGGGGGAATATGTGGCGGTCAATGTGGCCGGCCTGGACGAGCAGATCTTTGCCGACACCCTCTTTGGCCATGCCCGAGGGGCCTTCACCGGGGCGGACCGCAGCCGCTCCGGCCTGGTGGAAAAAGCAGCCGGCGGCTCCCTCTTCCTGGACGAAATCGGCGATCTCAGCGAACCCTCGCAGGTCAAGCTCCTGCGTTTTCTCGAGGAACGCGAATACTACCCCTTGGGCTCCGACCAGGTCCACCGTTCGGATGCCCGGGTCCTCGTCGCTACCCATCACGACCTGGAACAGCAACACAAAAAAGGATTGTTCCGAACCGACCTGTTTTACCGGCTGCGCACCCACCGCATCCAGGTTCCGCCGCTGCGGGAGCGCAAGGACGATCTCCCCGCCCTGCTGGACTTTTTTCTTGCCCAAGCAGCGGCGGAATTCAAAAAACAAATTCCCCGCTACCCGGACACGCTCATCCCCCTGCTTGCCGGCTATGATTTCCCAGGCAACGTCCGAGAACTGCGGGCCCTGGCCTTTGATGCGGTAAGCCACCAGCGGGGGGCCACGCTCTCCACGGCTTTCTTCCTCAAAGAACTCGGCACTGCCAGCCCGCCGGAAAGCATTCACCCTTCCCAAACCATGGGGGGGCCGCAAAAATCATGGGCCGCCGGGTTGGACACACTGCCCACCCTGAAGGAGGCGGATCAGACACTCATCGCCGAAGCGCTCAGGCGAAGCAGCAACAACCAACGGGGTGCCGCGCTCCTCTTGGGCATAACGCCGCAGGCCTTGAATCAGCGGCTCAAGCGCCGACCATAA
- the rpsT gene encoding 30S ribosomal protein S20, which produces MANHKSAEKRNRQNQLHRLRNRSNKTKMKGVVKKVLEAVELKSGEQAQEALKLAIPIIEKTAVKGSIHKKNASRKVSRLTKRVNALLAAV; this is translated from the coding sequence TTGGCTAATCATAAATCCGCCGAGAAAAGGAATCGTCAGAACCAGTTGCACCGGCTGCGCAATCGCTCCAACAAGACCAAGATGAAGGGTGTTGTGAAGAAGGTCCTTGAGGCCGTTGAGCTGAAATCCGGAGAGCAAGCCCAGGAAGCACTGAAGTTGGCGATCCCTATTATCGAAAAAACAGCAGTGAAAGGCTCTATCCACAAAAAAAATGCTTCCCGTAAGGTTTCCCGTTTGACCAAACGGGTAAATGCCTTGCTCGCGGCGGTCTAA
- a CDS encoding DUF3047 domain-containing protein, with translation MFHVNKLLTTVVFFILAISTASSTPREQVLDDYKNGLAPGWETKSFAGQTHYTAEHDDKQFYIKATSKGAASGLFHKIAYDSKEQPILRWSWKIERTLTKGDERRKGGDDYAARVYVVFPSFLFWNTKALNYIWANKLPRGEALPNAFTANAMMIAVESGNGRAGQWLNEERNIYEDFKKYFKSEPPKVGAIAIMTDTDNTGESVTAWYGPIFIGRDNP, from the coding sequence ATGTTCCATGTTAACAAATTACTGACCACCGTGGTCTTTTTTATCCTCGCCATTTCCACAGCAAGTTCCACTCCGCGAGAACAGGTGCTTGACGATTACAAAAACGGCCTGGCACCTGGCTGGGAAACAAAATCCTTTGCCGGACAAACCCATTATACGGCAGAACATGATGACAAGCAATTTTACATAAAAGCGACGAGCAAAGGTGCCGCCTCCGGCCTTTTCCACAAAATTGCCTATGACTCCAAGGAACAGCCGATCCTCCGCTGGAGCTGGAAGATCGAGCGCACCCTCACCAAGGGGGACGAACGCCGCAAGGGAGGGGACGATTATGCGGCCCGAGTCTATGTGGTGTTTCCCTCCTTTCTATTCTGGAACACCAAGGCGCTCAACTACATCTGGGCCAACAAACTGCCCCGGGGCGAGGCCCTGCCCAACGCCTTTACCGCCAACGCCATGATGATCGCGGTGGAGAGCGGTAACGGACGCGCAGGTCAGTGGCTGAACGAAGAACGCAACATTTATGAAGATTTCAAAAAGTATTTCAAAAGCGAACCGCCAAAGGTTGGCGCCATCGCCATCATGACCGACACCGACAACACCGGTGAGAGCGTTACCGCCTGGTACGGTCCCATCTTCATCGGCAGAGACAACCCCTAG
- the cdaA gene encoding diadenylate cyclase CdaA, whose product MLEFAQSLRWQDFFDILIVSFIIYRVMLLIRGTRAVQILSGIVVLVVLYFAARELEFLTLYWLLGTFLSSIFLIIIIIFQRDIRRALAQVGQTTFSKPQEDTVRILLEIVRAAQQMAQRKIGGLIVIERETGLNEYIESAHSLDAIVSRQLLVTIFQTTAPLHDGAVIIHNGRIRSAGALLPLTRNPYISKQLGTRHRAAIGLSEETDAVIIVISEETQKISLVQHGAMTSDLDENALRSRLDAIFVPKENTTPLLWKNWLNK is encoded by the coding sequence ATGCTGGAATTCGCACAATCACTCCGCTGGCAAGACTTCTTCGATATCCTGATTGTTTCCTTCATCATCTATCGTGTCATGCTGCTGATCCGCGGAACCCGTGCGGTGCAAATCCTCTCCGGCATCGTTGTCCTCGTCGTGCTCTATTTTGCCGCGAGAGAGTTAGAGTTTCTTACCCTATACTGGTTGCTGGGCACCTTTTTAAGCTCGATCTTCCTGATTATCATCATCATCTTCCAACGGGATATCCGCCGGGCTCTCGCCCAGGTCGGGCAAACCACCTTTTCCAAACCGCAGGAAGACACGGTCCGCATCCTGCTCGAGATTGTCAGGGCGGCGCAACAAATGGCCCAACGCAAGATCGGCGGCCTCATCGTCATCGAACGGGAAACAGGACTCAATGAATACATCGAGTCCGCCCACAGCCTTGACGCCATTGTCAGCCGGCAGCTTTTGGTCACCATTTTCCAAACCACCGCCCCCCTCCACGACGGCGCGGTGATCATCCATAACGGCCGGATCCGTTCGGCCGGGGCCTTGCTCCCCCTCACCAGAAATCCTTACATCAGCAAACAGCTTGGCACCCGCCACCGAGCAGCCATAGGTCTTTCAGAGGAAACCGACGCGGTGATCATTGTTATCTCCGAGGAAACCCAAAAGATCTCCCTGGTCCAGCACGGAGCCATGACCTCCGATCTCGACGAAAACGCCCTCAGAAGCCGACTCGACGCAATCTTTGTTCCCAAGGAAAACACGACCCCTCTCTTATGGAAAAACTGGTTAAACAAATAA
- a CDS encoding HD domain-containing phosphohydrolase gives MDTLPDKAQSRRQPAVDLLMQKVVRGVEEYLGQVMAEVPPAVVAGLADRVTQEVREFSEGQGNHLYQLVKIGLGLSSEKNIDRLLERIVREARHFTNADGGTLYIKEGARQALDFAIVQNDSLKVFMGGSGEAITWPSVPLRLKGNRENHRNVSAHCALTGAPVNISDVYAAEGFDFQGTRDFDASTGYRSCSMLVIPLRDHEDEVIGVLQLLNAKDRETGAVVSFPEHEVGMVMSLASQAAIALTKMRLVRGLENLLDAFVRTIGDAIDEKSPYTAGHVYRVANLTEEIALEVNRATTGKFAPISFSADELAEIRMAAWLHDVGKITTPEHLMDKATKLEAIFDRIELIRHRVEISRLHDEFARLENEPCPRRAGSPAPPVQKEGEWQEIINFLDTINLGGEGLSEESIEKVRRLAGITYALSGMELPLLGPDEVENLCVQKGTLTAAERKVMNHHVEMSIRMLEGLPFPKKLKNVPLYAGMHHEKLNGTGYPRGLENGAIPLPARMLALADVLEALTAADRPYKQGKMLSEAMNILEGMVARGDLDGDLCDLVVDSGLIVRFAQDLSARQRDDFFWRGKHYSVSETR, from the coding sequence GTGGATACTCTTCCGGATAAGGCTCAATCGCGTAGGCAGCCGGCAGTAGACCTGCTCATGCAGAAGGTCGTGCGGGGGGTGGAAGAGTACCTCGGGCAGGTAATGGCCGAGGTGCCGCCTGCGGTTGTTGCCGGGCTCGCCGACCGGGTTACCCAAGAGGTTCGGGAGTTCAGCGAGGGCCAGGGAAATCATCTCTATCAGCTGGTAAAAATCGGCTTGGGGCTTTCTTCGGAAAAGAACATTGACCGGCTTTTGGAGAGGATCGTCCGCGAGGCCAGACACTTCACCAACGCCGACGGCGGAACCCTGTATATCAAGGAGGGTGCGCGGCAGGCCCTTGATTTTGCCATTGTCCAGAATGATTCGCTCAAGGTCTTTATGGGGGGAAGCGGCGAAGCCATCACTTGGCCTTCTGTGCCGCTACGCCTTAAAGGGAACCGGGAGAATCATCGGAACGTTTCGGCGCACTGCGCACTTACTGGGGCACCGGTCAATATTTCCGATGTCTATGCCGCGGAAGGGTTTGATTTTCAGGGAACCCGTGATTTTGACGCCTCCACAGGGTACCGTTCCTGCTCGATGCTGGTGATCCCCCTGCGGGATCATGAGGATGAGGTGATTGGGGTCTTGCAGCTTCTCAATGCCAAGGATCGGGAAACCGGCGCGGTTGTTTCCTTTCCCGAGCACGAGGTGGGGATGGTCATGAGCCTGGCCTCGCAGGCGGCCATTGCCCTGACCAAGATGCGGCTGGTGCGGGGGCTGGAAAATCTGCTCGATGCGTTTGTCCGGACAATCGGTGATGCCATTGACGAAAAATCCCCGTATACGGCAGGGCATGTTTACCGGGTCGCCAATCTTACCGAGGAGATTGCTTTGGAGGTTAATCGGGCCACCACCGGCAAGTTTGCTCCGATCAGTTTCAGCGCTGACGAGCTTGCCGAAATCAGGATGGCGGCCTGGCTCCATGACGTGGGGAAGATCACCACCCCGGAGCATCTCATGGACAAGGCGACGAAGCTTGAGGCCATCTTTGACCGGATAGAACTTATTCGCCACCGGGTGGAAATCTCTCGCTTGCATGATGAGTTCGCTCGCCTGGAAAATGAACCCTGCCCAAGGAGGGCAGGGAGTCCTGCGCCGCCGGTGCAAAAAGAGGGAGAGTGGCAGGAGATCATCAATTTTCTCGATACGATCAATCTGGGGGGTGAAGGCTTGTCGGAGGAGAGTATCGAGAAGGTGCGGCGCCTCGCGGGGATAACCTATGCCCTGAGCGGAATGGAGCTTCCCCTGCTCGGACCCGATGAGGTGGAGAATCTCTGCGTGCAAAAAGGCACCTTGACCGCGGCGGAACGCAAGGTGATGAACCATCACGTGGAAATGAGCATCAGAATGCTGGAGGGGTTGCCCTTTCCGAAAAAATTGAAGAATGTCCCGCTTTATGCCGGCATGCATCATGAAAAGCTGAACGGCACCGGTTATCCCCGTGGGCTTGAAAATGGCGCCATTCCCCTGCCCGCAAGGATGCTGGCCCTGGCGGATGTCCTGGAAGCGCTGACCGCCGCCGATCGGCCCTACAAGCAAGGGAAGATGCTTTCCGAAGCCATGAATATTCTGGAAGGCATGGTTGCGCGGGGGGATCTGGACGGGGATCTCTGTGATCTGGTCGTTGATTCCGGTTTGATCGTTCGCTTTGCCCAGGACCTTTCCGCCCGGCAGCGGGATGATTTTTTCTGGCGCGGCAAGCATTACTCTGTTTCGGAAACAAGGTAG